GGACCCTGGCAGTTTAATGACATCGGAGGAGGTATACCGGTTCTATAGTCACCTCAAGCTTCTTGAAGATCAGGAGCTGAACACAGTTTCTATTGTTTCTTCTCTCCGGACTGAGCTCGAAAGTGCTCATGCCCGCATCAATGAGCTCGAGAATGAGCGGAGATCAGCAAAGAAAAAACTGGACCAATTTTTGAAAAGGCTTGCTGAGGAGAAGGCATCATGGCGGAGCAGAGAGCATGAGAAGGTCCGAGCTATAATTGAAGGAATGAAGGCTGACCTTGATAGAGAGAGGAAAAAGCGGCAAAAGATAGAGATTGTCCATAACAAGCTGGTCAATGAGCTTGCTGAGGCCAAGTTAACTGCGAAGCGGCTCTTGCAGGATTATGAAAAAGAATGCAAATCCCGTGAGCTTGTTGAGGACGTCTGTGATGAGCTTGCTAAAGAGATTGGGGAAGACAAAACTGAAATCGAGTCGCTGAGGTTGGAAGCATTGAAGATCCGAGAAGaagttgaggaggagaagaggatgcTGCAGATGGCGGAGGTATGGCGTGAAGAAAGAGTTCAGATGAAGTTAATTGATGCAAAGCTGATGCTTGAGGAGAAATACTCACAGCTGAGGGACCTAATAATGGAGCTAGAAGTATTTTTGGCTGCAGAGACGACTGAAGACTTGGATGTTGCATTGATGAGAGAAGCTGAGTTGCTTAGAGAAAAAGCAAACTCAGTTAACATTGATGAGATAAAAGAGTTGTCTTACCAGCCGCCACCTGCTTCAGAAGACATTTATGCTGTCTTTGAAGAACTCCAACCAGCGCAAGAAACTAACGAGAGATACATCCAACCTTGTGGTGGTCACAGCCCTAGAAGCCATGCCTCCAAGATTGACACGGCAAGTCCTGAAACAGATGTCTTCCTAGAACATCCCAGAAAGCAGCACACACGTGAGTTGATAGATAGCAATGATGATGTAGACGATGATAGTGACTGGGAAACCATGAGTCATCCTGAGGAGCAAGGCTCAAGCAATACACTTGATGGAAGTGAACCATCTGTTAATGGATACTGTAAAGAAAGCAATGCTTCGGCGAGTGAAGCAGACTGGAAGGAGGATGGTATGAGGAACAACAGACTAAACAATGAGATCATAGAGGTTTGTTCTACAAACACAAAGTCAAGAAAAAAGGTGTCTTCGATATGTAGACTTTGGAGATCAGCAGCTCATGATAATGTTGAGGACCTCAAGAAAACATCAGCTGAGGTGAAACCTGGGAGGCTGTCAGATGGAAGGATCTCCAATGGAACCATATCTTCAAACAATGGTGAAGAGTACAAGAAACTTTCAGTGGAGCATATGAATGGAAGGCCGTCAAATGGAAGGATCTCCAATGTAACTTTATCTCCTGATATAGGTTTGGATGAAGTTGGTTTGAGCCTAGGACAGTGGAGCTCTCCTGACTCACTGAATCATCATATTAATCGAGGAATGAAAGGTTGTATTGAATGGCCACGGGGCAATCAAAAGCACAGTTTAAAGTCGAAGCTGCTGGAGGCAAGGTTGGAGAGTCAAAGGGTTCAGTTGCGCCATGTCCTTAAACAGAAAATTTAGCATGCTTGTTAATACAGAATCTGAAGAAACAACAAAGTAAAAACATTCTTGGTCATCAAGCCAAGGATGTTCTCCCTTTGAGGCAGATTCTGATACAGTATCCACAATAGGCTTTGCCTCTTGTACCTGTAGCCTGTAGTTCTCTGCATATTTTTGTCTACTGATTAAGCAACTCTAGTACGCAGCTCTTGTTGAACTTGTATTCTGTTGTATATGCTGTCACGCAACTAAATTCTGAGCAATGTCTTTCAAAGTGCAATAACACATTTACTTTGTTGAGCAATTTTCCATCTTCATCTTAAGTTTACTGAACTTTGGAGAGATCTGTAAATTATCTTGATTCCTCTTGATAAGAGCATCAAAGCTATGAACTCAAATGGCAGGTGAACAAAAATAGGAGTGGATGCATCTGCTGGGTTGCTCTTTGATGTATTTGTTAATGTTGAACTAGAAATGATCAAGAAAAGTACCTCTCCAATCGGCAGACACTGTTAATCCTTGTTCTCTGCAACTATGAGGTTGTTTCTATCAGCTTCTGAAGAAAAGGGTCTTCTGCCATGGTGGAGAAACTATGCAACTGCACCACTGGGTCATTCTTCTCATGACTAGAACCAGAGATGTAAGGAAGTGATCAAGCTGATGTAGATCAACCAATATAGCTTTGTAATTACACATGATAGTTGATGACCAGCAAACAAGAAGGAAAGAGAAAGGCCAAGTCTTTAGGACATGAAACAATGAAATCACCTGAACCAGCTGATGCGTAAATGTTTTAAGGAGACTTGGCAACCAGCTTGAGTTTGTTGTGTCACTGTCACCCAAGTCATGACGACATTGTCTTCCATACCTCGTCCATGCTTTCTTGCTTGCTTGCGTCCACCCACACTCCACCACTAATGCATACTTCATTCCTCTTGTGAGATCAGCCATACACTGTGTCTTCCTCCAAGATTGAGCTTAATTGCTCTCCAAATGTTAGAATCATAGGCTTATCACTATCTCGAGATGGGGTTTATTTTGTTCTCGAATTTTGAAATCAAGTTTACAGTGGGTTAGCATGCTCAGCATTTCACCTTAAAAAAGAATTCTTTTATCAAATAATATTTGACTCATAATTGCTTTTATttggaatatttttttattaatttgatgaAAATACTCTCCTCTCTCTTCTAGCTGTCCTATTGTCTCTGCCACTGCTACTATCTCCTATTCCCACCATGATCGATGCTTCCCATCACCTCCTCTTTTCCTTTGCTCTTCTTGTCGTTGCCTCTTGCTCTCGTCACGAGTTGTGTCCGCTCATTGTTATCTCCATTCTCCCTTCTCTTTCGTGGACTATTttagataaaatattataaaatgattgacatatttttatattttaatattatattaatttatattttatgattatatatatataaatattgtgTGTGTATAAAATTTGATTGTCGAGGGAAAAAAGTTTGAAACGAGTAATGAATGAAATCATGAGGAATTCGAGTTCCTTTATGTTGAGTACTTTATATGATTACTTGGGCAAACCTATTAAAACTTACTTCGGCGGCAAATAATTGGCGATGCGGGAAACTCGTGAACAAAGAAATGCTGctgttcttggcaagttctgccaATTGAGAAACTTGAGGCTGTGGCAAATCCCTCTACTCTGTTTGAATCCAAGTCATCCTCAAACCGTACGGCTATCTCCACGTCGTCATGAATCCGGCATCCATCCTTCACGTCACAGCTACATGAAGACAAGACTTGAGATAGATTTCATCTCACAGTCTTTAGATGATCTGACAAACTATACTATTTGATAAATAAGATCCTCTAATTCCCACGGAATCTACTACTAAATTATTTCTAGAGATAGATAGTACGAAGTGAGTTTTCCATAGATGGAAGACAAACTATTAACCTAACACGAAGCTTGCAAATAAGTGATTACAATGGTAATATGTTAATAACCCTACCCATTCCCATTTGGAATGGATCTAATAATTCCTTTCCCCCCATTTTCTAATTATAAATTGCAGTTCTATTTAGACGTTTGAATGCCCCAAGTTTTCCACAGCTTCAACACAAATTTCCAAGTCTGCTAAACGAGCAGCAATGAGCTGTTGCAGAAGTTCAGCTGGTGACTACAAGTATAACAGCTTCTAAAACTTGTCACTGTCAATGTTTAGCTTGAGACAATGCTCAATAAGCTGTTGCAGCAGTTAAACTGATGACTAGAAGTATGAATGACAGCTTCTTCTTAGCCTTTCATTGTTAATGTTTGGCATAAAATAGTGATCACAGAACATATCAGATAAAAGTGATACATTGTCACTGTATTGAACAAATTGCTTCGAGAATTCCACAAAACTAAGAGGCACATTGCCTGCTTCTCTGTATACACTTTTCAAACATATTATATACTGTTCATAAATAAAACAGTGAATTTGATATCTGACAAATGATGCCTACTCATGGTTAGCTTGATCTTAACATTATGTTAAAAGCCAACAAGATTTAACGGGGAAAAAAAAAGGCTCCATCACCACCTCAATTTAGTTCCACAAGGAAGCCAGACATGGAATGTTCATGTATTCTAGAAGAGGTTGCTGAATATAAGTAAGATATTGAATATGTTGAGCTTTATtggtcaaatataaaaaaatgacTAGATGGAATTATAGAATATGATTGGGAGGAAGAGAGAGTTAAAATTATGCACATAATGATCTTACTTCCAAACCCAAATAAGGCACGACACATGGgaacaaaaagggggagaaaaggtTGCAACATGTTCTCATCACTGAACAGCCAACATCCGAAGATGCTCACTAGAAAGTTGAACATGCCATCACCCCCAGGAACAACTTCATGGGCTGATGGGTTCAACTTCGCCAATAAGAATCTTTCCTGTAGAAGAAACAAGCAAAAGTTACTCGTCAATCACGGTGCATACACTTGATAACACTGAACACCATCTTCATCCCGGGATATTCTACATTTTGTTGCATATTATCTGGTTATGTAACACCTAGGGCTACTAGTTTATGTTTCTTTCTGTAAAGGTGCTTTGATTTTGAGTGACCTTTTTGCACCGAAGAAATCATGCAGCAGTTCCTTCACTTGAGGTGCCGGTAATTATGGTCTATCGATATCAAGCAAAGAATCTGGGAACCGGGAACCGATCTCTGATGATCGTTTGAACATCATCCTGAGGTGCTTGTAATAGCTGAGTGAAGAAGGCCTGAGGAGAACAAAATTGAAACAGAAAATAAATTCCTACTTTGCTGTGAAAATGTCCATTTCAAAGAAAGAGATATTTACTGATATATTCACACTTGCAAAAGCTCCACTATGTTAAGGTTTGTCCTAGTTTTTCATTTTTGGGTGCAAATGGAACCTTGTATACCACACTTAGTAGTTTCACTAAGCATTCACTTTTCAACATGAATGGAAATTTCAAACACTTGGTTTTTGATTGTTGTTAACAGTAACATAACCACTACAAGCAGAGTGGACAACCATTACGAGTTCTTTAGGAATCTATATTTTCAGAGGTAGAACAGAGTTCTTGGTGAAACAGCATACACACCGTCAAAAATGATTGTGGAAATATGGAACCAGATCAAGATGATGACTGCAGTATCTTTCAGATGCAGCTTAAAGTTATTAACAGTAACAAATAGTTTAAGCTTCAGTCACTCTGGAGGCTGCATGATCCTATAATTTTGAGTTATAACTTTTGAGTTATCTATCCGAGTAGAAAATTATGCCACAGAGTTACCTGATGCTTTGGTTGATTCTGGTAGCCGCTGAGCAATGGTCATACCATGAAAAACAACAACACTGAAATAAGCATCAAGCAACAGTATACGATCTGCAGACATGGATGCCACGTCCAACGATGCAGGTGCAGGAGGCGAGTTAAAAGAATAAGAGAGCAGTGAAGGCTGGATCATAACAACAGAATTGGTGATACTCTTCCGACTCAATAACATCCGGAAGTAAGCTGTCTCATCGGGACATTAATGAAACAATTcaagattgatttaattattaaaatcaatCTTAAGCTTGCAAGGCGGCGCCGTAAggggatttaattattaaaatcaaagtcaattttttcattaattattaaaattttatgattaataaataatgataattaatttGAGATGATTATTTGACTTATAATGGTCTCTTAAGTTTTAACAAATTcaagattgatttaattattaaaatttttatttttagattaacataatagttttaatttatttaactaAATATATATACGTTTCAAGaataattatgtgtgaatttttattatgtaattagttttaaatttaagatcatgaatttaatttCTTTAATTCATTAATTTTGAGttactttttaataatttaaaatattaaaatttaatttgataagaaGAGTCTaaacttgagtcaagttgatttaCTAGACCGGGTCAACTCAACTCTTTTGGCTAGGTATGATCCAACCGATGTGGTTACACATAACTCATCCCATGTGTTAATTTATGATCCAACTCATGTGATCAGGCATGACCAACCCATATGGTCATATACGACCCAACTCATATGACTATGTAGGATCAAATGCATATGATAAAATATGACTCAGTTTATGTGGCCAagtattgttaggaacgagtcgacgaggggggtaaattagtacagcAAATAAAACATATCGGTTCGAAAGATCTTCatatgattaaaatcgatttcggaaagataCTTAACTTTGAAAATAAAGTAAGATAGGGATGAGCTCCGTCGGGTCAAGTTCTATATTTAAAGACGATCGAGAGTGTATTTTCAGCTATTTAACTTCAAGGGCAATGTCAATActcatacatttcatagtttcttctataatttttatctttctatcttcttcgtttaattttttacatggtatcagagcctttttccttgcggatgtaggcagctttgtcgaagccttctactgctcctcttttttatttagttGGAAAGGGTAGTGCtgctgcttacctctcctccggCGTCGTTGCTTCCTGTTTCAAAGTCGGAGACTGCTCGGCCACCTCCTGCCCTTACAAGAACCTCACCTACACTACCGTGCTGGCCGTCGGCTCGGCCACCTCCTGCCCTCACAAGAACCTCGCCTACACTACTGTGTTGGCCGTCGTCCTTGCAACTGCTCCCCGGCcagtgacctctcctcctcgttctcacatctcactcgagcgagaatgTTGCTGCATCCATCACTGCCTTCCTGCAGCAATAGGAACGATTGCAGTTTTTATAGCTTCCATCTGTAGTCGCTTCCCTCTGCTTTTTTTTTTCACCTAATCGCTGCAGATTTCTCGCTCATCGTTGCAGCTTCCTCGCTCATCGATGCAGCCTCCTTTGTAGCTTCCTCGCCCATCACTGTAGCCTTCTCTGTAGTGCATCACTGCAGCCTCCTCTATagtgcatcgctgcagcctcctctgcagtgcatcgctgcagcctcctctacaGCGCATCGATCCGCttttctcctccctccctccctcctatatctttacatcttctataaagatcacttaaacaaccacaaaatatctgggatgtcttcattttcctcttccgatattcctgtccctGTTTCTGtagggactctgagcacttctcaaagtcttattaCTATCTTgtagcactcattcccttcaaattatccaaaggcggcaactatGCATCTTGGCAGGCACAACTGTTAGTTGATCAGctatatgtacatgagaaacacggagttgatgtctgacaacttgatctcgcacgaagtggaagtcaatcgcaatgtgtttcatgcgggaatggaacactggattggcacataagtaggtagctccaatattatcacaatatattgtaggaataaccgtggagttgtccttggctccttacagtacttagctctcacccgttTAGATATCTCATTTGCCATCAATAAATTATCGTAATTCATGCAtcaaccatctactacgcattggtcttcggtcaaacgaattttgcagtatcttaaagggactcttaatcatggcatttttcttcgcaaaaatacttcactctatctccatgcctttgctgatgctgattgggcagggaactttgatgatagaacatgtaCGTCAAggtacattgtcttccttggagctactccaattaGTTGGAGTTCAAAAAACCAAACgatggttgcacgatctacaactgaagctgaataccgtgccatcgccactatcgctgctgaactcaattgggtcacaaatcagcTCAAGGAACTTaacgtcaactccacggttattcctacaatatattatgataatattagaGCTACCTacctatgtgtcaatccagtgttccattctcgcatgaaacacattgccatcaaCTTCCACTTTgtgtgagatcaagttgtcagacatctatTTCTCACGTATATACAACTGATCAACTAACAgattcactcacaaagcctctcgcccgtaaactattttcatcccatcgatccaagatcgacatccttgatggaagctcaatcttgcgggggtatgataagcagataagatttcctaaggcagttgaggaaatctctaagtagttgagaaaaatcctccctactgaatgtgtataacctccctactgaatgtgtataaatagctatcaagagctcactatttaaatgaactaggcaattacatctcatatatttcatagtttcttctataatttttatctttctatcttcttcgtttaattctttACACCCTCAACACATGCATGCCTTCGCCATCCATGGCCTACTGAGCTCGGCTCAGAGCGAAGTATTCTAGAGGTAGAAGTTTGTATGAAGCACCAAACGACCATAAAACACTAAAATTCTGGAGGTAGAAGTTCCTATGAAGTACCAAACGGCCAAAAAACACTATTTGTCATTGTCGGCATGATTAGTGGGTCACTAGCGATTTACTCGCGCATGGCCACGAAGACGACCGTCGCGCTTCCTCGACATGGGCCTATAACAATGGACAGACTCACAGTTGTTCACCTCTGTCACTCGTATGTTTGTCGTTTGAGCGGTCTGTGTTTGCTCCTTGATCCTCGCTGGAGCTTACGTAGATGCTGGCGAATGGTAGGTGCATCGGGACAGTAAATTTATGAAGCAAGTTGCAGGCTATTACTTCACCATCACATTAATTATGTGATCCGATCTATATGTTAACAAAAGGGTGtaagattaattatgatagcgattaaggcataaaacaaaacgaAGTATCAtaatcaagatcgagatttcgttgggagttcaagagttcgttggaagtccggatgttcatcagaAATGCTATCAAAATTAACCAAGTAGAAACTCAtcaaaacttgctaagaagaacgtcgtgaagtccaagagcttgccgagagtccgttgggtgattgccgagagatcgtcgaaagtccgtcaaaagatcgtcggaagaaacctagacttatcgggcttgttttgtttagtgtatgccttaaaaatcatagttaataCATGATTAAGGTTAGGTttgagaggtaatctcattaacactgttaagggccaattgagcctgtaattggactggtttgggttgAATTCAAGGCCCAAACATGTTACTGAaccttgtcaagtggtggcaccgcctagggtgggcggtggaactgcttAAGActtagcctcccaagtggtctcggcggtggtactaccggtaGTTattagcagtggtaccgctagagcccactCTTCGAGACtctatcaagcgatagtaccgttagactaggtgatggtactgtctagtgtcaatgctgcaggcggtggtaccacttagcataggcggtggta
The window above is part of the Musa acuminata AAA Group cultivar baxijiao chromosome BXJ2-6, Cavendish_Baxijiao_AAA, whole genome shotgun sequence genome. Proteins encoded here:
- the LOC135615107 gene encoding uncharacterized protein LOC135615107 isoform X1; protein product: MPTSASRLERIPSSKALAPPHDTDLRQARKPQPRRRIRNPAFPGAAVGARPRKGGAGSGGRRSGPATPLLRWKFNEKPAPEPGRKVDDAGASELPPPPLPRVSARKLAAGIWHLRPLDSGGGLRDGEGRPAPPGPEPVPGHQGIQLLYNPLSTDIHTKQNIKKEFASPVSVLSPKYGSIHKFAGFQSSAMEKATKWDPGSLMTSEEVYRFYSHLKLLEDQELNTVSIVSSLRTELESAHARINELENERRSAKKKLDQFLKRLAEEKASWRSREHEKVRAIIEGMKADLDRERKKRQKIEIVHNKLVNELAEAKLTAKRLLQDYEKECKSRELVEDVCDELAKEIGEDKTEIESLRLEALKIREEVEEEKRMLQMAEVWREERVQMKLIDAKLMLEEKYSQLRDLIMELEVFLAAETTEDLDVALMREAELLREKANSVNIDEIKELSYQPPPASEDIYAVFEELQPAQETNERYIQPCGGHSPRSHASKIDTASPETDVFLEHPRKQHTRELIDSNDDVDDDSDWETMSHPEEQGSSNTLDGSEPSVNGYCKESNASASEADWKEDGMRNNRLNNEIIEVCSTNTKSRKKVSSICRLWRSAAHDNVEDLKKTSAEVKPGRLSDGRISNGTISSNNGEEYKKLSVEHMNGRPSNGRISNVTLSPDIGLDEVGLSLGQWSSPDSLNHHINRGMKGCIEWPRGNQKHSLKSKLLEARLESQRVQLRHVLKQKI
- the LOC135615107 gene encoding uncharacterized protein LOC135615107 isoform X2; its protein translation is MPTSASRLERIPSSKALAPPHDTDLRQARKPQPRRRIRNPAFPGAAVGARPRKGGAGSGGRRSGPATPLLRWKFNEKPAPEPGRKVDDAGASELPPPPLPRVSARKLAAGIWHLRPLDSGGGLRDGEGRPAPPGPEPVPGHQGIQLLYNPLSTDIHTKQNIKKEFASPVSVLSPKYGSIHKSSAMEKATKWDPGSLMTSEEVYRFYSHLKLLEDQELNTVSIVSSLRTELESAHARINELENERRSAKKKLDQFLKRLAEEKASWRSREHEKVRAIIEGMKADLDRERKKRQKIEIVHNKLVNELAEAKLTAKRLLQDYEKECKSRELVEDVCDELAKEIGEDKTEIESLRLEALKIREEVEEEKRMLQMAEVWREERVQMKLIDAKLMLEEKYSQLRDLIMELEVFLAAETTEDLDVALMREAELLREKANSVNIDEIKELSYQPPPASEDIYAVFEELQPAQETNERYIQPCGGHSPRSHASKIDTASPETDVFLEHPRKQHTRELIDSNDDVDDDSDWETMSHPEEQGSSNTLDGSEPSVNGYCKESNASASEADWKEDGMRNNRLNNEIIEVCSTNTKSRKKVSSICRLWRSAAHDNVEDLKKTSAEVKPGRLSDGRISNGTISSNNGEEYKKLSVEHMNGRPSNGRISNVTLSPDIGLDEVGLSLGQWSSPDSLNHHINRGMKGCIEWPRGNQKHSLKSKLLEARLESQRVQLRHVLKQKI